In Castanea sativa cultivar Marrone di Chiusa Pesio chromosome 6, ASM4071231v1, a single window of DNA contains:
- the LOC142640382 gene encoding uncharacterized protein LOC142640382 isoform X2, whose protein sequence is MASNAAALPRPGDAENSLEKIKRQLASGSGRNLLQGPLLKRSETLRKWNERWVILDPTTGRMEYKIRRNEPTVKGTIIFDANSTITVSPVNFHGLPKYDGCCFYIGTPQKKDYFLCAETPGAARAWVSTLNATQLVLKAHKEAVNSLSGNGSAKLGTVAAVVAAANSTALESSKEIESAMQISLRNALGMVTNKTTDGPMDDVAIMRETLRVKDEELHNLAQDLRARDSTIREIAEKLSETAEAAESAASAAHTMDEQRRIACAEIERLKRDSEKQQDSCVAKLKEYEQKVMTLSREKDQLIKQRDSANQEAHMWRSELAKARERVVILEAAVVRAEEKVRVAEAGAEARIKEAVEKESAAVKEKQELLAYVNKLQTQLQRHHIDTKQVFEEKTESCSSIDNTLPLTKHVDLSDENVDKACLSVSRAVPVPGESVVHVAADQVNLRPIGDGEWSDIQATEARIADVREVAPEIEGSSLDIPVVSQPVNNHHEQGANSFHQP, encoded by the exons ATGGCCTCCAATGCTGCTGCTCTTCCG AGACCTGGCGATGCAGAGAACAGTTTGGAGAAGATCAAACGCCAGTTAGCTTCCGGGTCCGGTAGGAATTTGTTGCAGGGCCCTCTTCTCAAACGATCTGAGACC TTGAGGAAATGGAATGAGCGGTGGGTGATTTTGGACCCAACTACTGGGAGAATGGAGTACAA GATTAGGAGAAATGAGCCAACTGTCAAGGGAACCATTATATTTGATGCAAATAGCACGATTACGGTGTCTCCTGTCAACTTCCA TGGACTACCAAAGTACGATGGCTGCTGTTTCT ATATTGGGACCCCACAGAAAAAAGACTACTTCCTTTGTGCAGAGACTCCTGGTGCAGCTAGAGCTTGGGTATCAACCTTGAA CGCAACACAATTGGTTCTTAAGGCCCATAAAGAGGCTGTGAATTCCTTAAGTGGAAATGGTTCTGCAAAATTAGGAACAGTCGCAGCAGTAGTTGCTGCTGCCAATTCAACTGCCCTCGAATCATCTAAAGAAATTGAATCAGCAATGCAGATTTCTTTAAGAAATGCTCTAGGAATGGTGACAAATAAAACGACTGATGGTCCAATGGACGATGTAGCAATCATGAGG GAGACACTACGAGTTAAGGATGAGGAACTGCACAATTTGGCTCAGGACCTTCGTGCACGGGATTCAACAATAAGAGAAATAGCTGAGAAATTATCTGAGACAGCTGAAGCTGCTGAGTCTGCTGCATCTGCAGCGCATACAATGGATGAACAAAGAAGAATTGCATGTGCAGAAATTGAGCGTCTTAAAAGAGATTCCGAGAAGCAGCAGGACTCATGTGTGGCAAAG CTAAAAGAGTACGAACAAAAGGTTATGACCTTGAGTAGAGAAAAGGATCAATTGATCAAGCAGAGAGACTCTGCTAATCAGGAGGCTCATATGTGGCGTTCTGAGCTTGCAAAAGCTAGAGAGCGTGTTGTTATATTAGAAGCAGCTGTTGTGAGAGCAGAGGAAAAGGTCAGGGTTGCAGAGGCAGGTGCTGAAGCTAGAATAAAGGAGGCAGTAGAGAAAGAGTCAGCTGCTGTGAAGGAAAAGCAAGAGCTTCTGGCATATGTAAATAAGTTACAAACACAACTCCAAAG ACATCATATTGATACTAAGCAAGTTTTTGAGGAGAAGACCGAGTCTTGCTCAAGTATTGATAACACTCTTCCACTGACAAAGCATGTAGACTTGTCGGACGAGAATGTGGATAAAGCATGTCTCAGTGTTTCTAGGGCAGTCCCAGTTCCTGGGGAGAGTGTAGTCCACGTGGCAGCAGATCAGGTCAACCTCCGGCCAATTGGAGATGGTGAATGGAGTGATATTCAGGCAACAGAGGCAAGGATAGCTGATGTAAGAGAAGTTGCTCCTGAGATTGAAGGAAGCAGCTTGGATATTCCTGTTGTTAGCCAACCAGTTAATAACCACCATGAACAAGGAGCAAACTCTTTTCATCAGCCTTGA
- the LOC142640382 gene encoding uncharacterized protein LOC142640382 isoform X1, translated as MASNAAALPNLGMEQRPGDAENSLEKIKRQLASGSGRNLLQGPLLKRSETLRKWNERWVILDPTTGRMEYKIRRNEPTVKGTIIFDANSTITVSPVNFHGLPKYDGCCFYIGTPQKKDYFLCAETPGAARAWVSTLNATQLVLKAHKEAVNSLSGNGSAKLGTVAAVVAAANSTALESSKEIESAMQISLRNALGMVTNKTTDGPMDDVAIMRETLRVKDEELHNLAQDLRARDSTIREIAEKLSETAEAAESAASAAHTMDEQRRIACAEIERLKRDSEKQQDSCVAKLKEYEQKVMTLSREKDQLIKQRDSANQEAHMWRSELAKARERVVILEAAVVRAEEKVRVAEAGAEARIKEAVEKESAAVKEKQELLAYVNKLQTQLQRHHIDTKQVFEEKTESCSSIDNTLPLTKHVDLSDENVDKACLSVSRAVPVPGESVVHVAADQVNLRPIGDGEWSDIQATEARIADVREVAPEIEGSSLDIPVVSQPVNNHHEQGANSFHQP; from the exons ATGGCCTCCAATGCTGCTGCTCTTCCG AATTTGGGGATGGAGCAGAGACCTGGCGATGCAGAGAACAGTTTGGAGAAGATCAAACGCCAGTTAGCTTCCGGGTCCGGTAGGAATTTGTTGCAGGGCCCTCTTCTCAAACGATCTGAGACC TTGAGGAAATGGAATGAGCGGTGGGTGATTTTGGACCCAACTACTGGGAGAATGGAGTACAA GATTAGGAGAAATGAGCCAACTGTCAAGGGAACCATTATATTTGATGCAAATAGCACGATTACGGTGTCTCCTGTCAACTTCCA TGGACTACCAAAGTACGATGGCTGCTGTTTCT ATATTGGGACCCCACAGAAAAAAGACTACTTCCTTTGTGCAGAGACTCCTGGTGCAGCTAGAGCTTGGGTATCAACCTTGAA CGCAACACAATTGGTTCTTAAGGCCCATAAAGAGGCTGTGAATTCCTTAAGTGGAAATGGTTCTGCAAAATTAGGAACAGTCGCAGCAGTAGTTGCTGCTGCCAATTCAACTGCCCTCGAATCATCTAAAGAAATTGAATCAGCAATGCAGATTTCTTTAAGAAATGCTCTAGGAATGGTGACAAATAAAACGACTGATGGTCCAATGGACGATGTAGCAATCATGAGG GAGACACTACGAGTTAAGGATGAGGAACTGCACAATTTGGCTCAGGACCTTCGTGCACGGGATTCAACAATAAGAGAAATAGCTGAGAAATTATCTGAGACAGCTGAAGCTGCTGAGTCTGCTGCATCTGCAGCGCATACAATGGATGAACAAAGAAGAATTGCATGTGCAGAAATTGAGCGTCTTAAAAGAGATTCCGAGAAGCAGCAGGACTCATGTGTGGCAAAG CTAAAAGAGTACGAACAAAAGGTTATGACCTTGAGTAGAGAAAAGGATCAATTGATCAAGCAGAGAGACTCTGCTAATCAGGAGGCTCATATGTGGCGTTCTGAGCTTGCAAAAGCTAGAGAGCGTGTTGTTATATTAGAAGCAGCTGTTGTGAGAGCAGAGGAAAAGGTCAGGGTTGCAGAGGCAGGTGCTGAAGCTAGAATAAAGGAGGCAGTAGAGAAAGAGTCAGCTGCTGTGAAGGAAAAGCAAGAGCTTCTGGCATATGTAAATAAGTTACAAACACAACTCCAAAG ACATCATATTGATACTAAGCAAGTTTTTGAGGAGAAGACCGAGTCTTGCTCAAGTATTGATAACACTCTTCCACTGACAAAGCATGTAGACTTGTCGGACGAGAATGTGGATAAAGCATGTCTCAGTGTTTCTAGGGCAGTCCCAGTTCCTGGGGAGAGTGTAGTCCACGTGGCAGCAGATCAGGTCAACCTCCGGCCAATTGGAGATGGTGAATGGAGTGATATTCAGGCAACAGAGGCAAGGATAGCTGATGTAAGAGAAGTTGCTCCTGAGATTGAAGGAAGCAGCTTGGATATTCCTGTTGTTAGCCAACCAGTTAATAACCACCATGAACAAGGAGCAAACTCTTTTCATCAGCCTTGA
- the LOC142641725 gene encoding anaphase-promoting complex subunit 5 yields MAGIVKPPGEFSITPHKVSVCILLQIYAPSVQISLPFPFASVAQHNRLGLFLLALTKSCDDILEPKLDELISQLREVFGVLNPRFVDHLTTRLSALSSPDDLFNFFTEMRGILGGPESGALEDEQVILDPASNLGMFLRRCILAFNLLAFEGVCHLLTNIVVYCKEALSSCASYETTCFEDSSSNLEAFPEYENMDLENFVFKKVTEEIEARKRASERVSFHLHAPKALFDLVEDIEAPADPKSKHSDKVGEASPYVHPPNYALKEFEPNSGIFLRTNWQIQGYLQEQADALEKNGSSFSLNAFELILRQLHKLAPELHRVHFLRYLNSLCHDDYFAALENLHRYFDYSAGTEGIDFVPPASGSNSFGRYEIALLFLGMMHFQFGHPKQALEVLTEAVRVSQQLSNDTCLAYTLAAICNLLSEIGVSNTAGILGSSFSPLTSIGISLSVQQQLFVLLRGSLKRAESLKLKRLVASNHLAMAKFDLTHVQRPLVSFGPKASMKLSTCPTNVCKELRLSSHLISEFGFESSTMTTDGAFSTAWLKNLQKPLGSAILSQENGSGSNENAFQFCVQPSAIPGSVLQLIGSSYLLRATAWELYGSAPLARINALVYATCFTDASSSSDAALAYVKLIQHLAVFRGYKEAFAALKIAEEKFLSVSKSRILMLKLQLLHERALHRGHLKLAQQVCDELGVLASSVTGVDMELKTEASLRHARTLLAANQYSEAAAVAHSLFCMCYKFNLQVENATVLLLLAEVHKRSGNAVLGLPYALASLSFCQSFNLDLLKASATLTLAELWLSLGSNHAKRALSLIQGALPMILGHGGLELRARAYIAEAKCYLSDPSFSVSENSEVVLDPLSQASVELQVLEYHELAAETFYLMAIVFHKLGQLEEREEAANSFKKHMMALENPLDDEDPLFNVL; encoded by the exons atggCAGGGATTGTGAAACCGCCAGGCGAGTTCTCAATCACGCCACACAAAGTTTCGGTTTGCATTCTCCTTCAGATCTACGCTCCTTCCGTCCAAATCTCGTTGCCTTTTCCCTTCGCCTCCGTCGCTCAGCACAACCGCCTCGGCTTGTTCCTCTTAGCTCTCACCAAG TCGTGTGATGATATTTTGGAGCCGAAACTCGACGAGCTAATCAGTCAATTGAGGGAAGTTTTTGGCGTATTGAACCCTCGTTTCGTTGATCATTTAACAACTAGGCTTTCGGCTCTTTCGTCACCTGATGACTTGTTTAACTTCTTTACTGAAATGCGAG GGATTCTTGGCGGCCCTGAATCCGGTGCTTTGGAAGATGAGCAGGTTATTTTGGACCCTGCTAGCAACCTAGGGATGTTTCTCCGTCGTTGTATACTTGCCTTCAATTTGTTAGCATTTGAG GGTGTGTGCCATCTTTTGACAAATATAGTGGTATATTGTAAAGAAGCCCTCTCAAGTTGTGCTTCTTATGAGACAACGTGTTTTGAAGATTCCAGTAGTAATTTGGAGGCCTTTCCAGAATATGAAAACATGGACTTGGAAAATTTTGTCTTCAAGAAAGTTACTGAAGAAATTGAAGCAAGAAAAAGGGCTAGTGAGAGAGTATCGTTTCATCTTCATGCGCCAAAAGCACTTTTTGATTTGGTTGAAG ATATTGAAGCTCCTGCTGACCCAAAATCCAAGCACAGTGACAAAGTTGGAGAGGCTTCTCCATATGTGCATCCTCCGAATTATGCATTAAAAGAATTTGAGCCCAATAGTGGAATATTCCTACGAACAAACTGGCAGATACAAGGGTACTTACAAGAGCAGGCTGATGCACTTGAAAA GAATGGAAGCTCTTTCTCTTTGAATGCTTTTGAACTTATTTTAAGGCAGCTCCATAAATTGGCACCAGAGCTTCATCGT GTTCACTTCTTGCGTTACTTGAATAGCCTTTGTCATGATGATTATTTTGCTGCTTTGGAGAACCTTCACCGTTATTTTGATTACAG TGCAGGGACAGAAGGAATTGATTTTGTTCCTCCTGCATCTGGTAGCAATAGTTTTGGAAGATATGAAATTGCTTTATTGTTTCTAGGGATGATGCATTTTCAGTTTGGGCATCCAAAGCAAGCTTTGGAG GTTTTAACTGAAGCAGTTCGTGTTTCTCAACAG CTAAGTAACGATACTTGTCTTGCATACACTTTAGCAGCTATCTGCAACTTGTTGTCTGAAATTGGGGTCTCAAATACAGCTGGGATACTGGGGTCATCATTCTCACCTTTGACCAGTATAGGCATTTCGCTTTCTGTCCAGCAACAATTGTTTGTCCTCCTGAGAGGGTCTCTAAAGAGAGCAGAAAGTCTAAAATTGAAACGATTGGTGGCTTCCAATCATCTTGCAATGGCTAAATTTGATTTAACG CATGTGCAAAGGCCTCTAGTATCATTTGGTCCTAAAGcttccatgaagctcagcacaTGCCCCACTAATGTTTGCAAG GAATTGAGGCTAAGTTCTCATCTGATTAGTGAATTTGGCTTTGAAAGTTCAACAATGACAACTGATGGTGCTTTTAGTACTGCCTGGCTTAAGAATTTACAAAAGCCATTGGGTTCAGCAATTTTGTCCCAAGAGAATGGATCTGGAAGCAATGAAAATGCTTTCCAGTTTTGTGTGCAACCCAGTGCAATTCCTGGATCTGTATTGCAATTAATAGGTTCTTCATACTTACTTCGAGCCACTGCCTGGGAGTTATATGGCAG TGCCCCTCTTGCTCGAATAAATGCACTGGTTTATGCAACTTGCTTTACTGATGCTTCAAG CTCATCTGATGCAGCATTAGCATATGTGAAGCTTATTCAACATTTAGCAGTTTTTAGAGGATACAAAG AGGCCTTTGCTGCTCTGAAAATAGCAGAGGAGAAGTTTTTGTCTGTATCAAAATCACGAATCTTGATGCTAAAATTGCAGCTGCTCCACGAGCGTGCTTTACATCG AGGACATCTGAAGCTGGCGCAACAAGTATGTGATGAACTTGGAGTTTTGGCATCATCTGTCACTGGTGTGGACATGGAGCTGAAGACAGAAGCAAGCCTTCGCCATGCTCGTACATTGCTTGCTGCAAACCAGTATAGTGAG GCAGCAGCAGTAGCACACTCCCTGTTTTGCATGTGTTACAAATTTAATCTACAGGTTGAGAATGCCACTGTTCTTCTTTTGCTTGCTGAAGTCCACAAG CGATCAGGAAATGCTGTTTTAGGTCTACCATATGCATTGGCAAGTCTCTCCTTTTGCCAATCATTTAATTTGGATCTTCTCAAAGCATCAGCCACTCTCACACTGGCTGAGTTGTGGCTCTCACTTGGATCAAACCATGCAAAAAGAGCTTTAAGTCTTATACAGGGGGCTCTTCCTATGATTCTTGGTCATGGAGGTTTGGAGCTCCGTGCTCGAGCCTATATTGCAGAAGCAAAATGCTACCTCTCTGATCCAAGCTTTTCAG TTTCTGAGAATTCTGAGGTCGTACTGGATCCTTTGAGTCAAGCTTCTGTTGAGCTTCAAGTGCTGGAG TATCACGAATTGGCAGCGGAGACTTTCTACCTAATGGCTATTGTATTTCACAAACTGGGGCAACTAGAGGAAAGGGAAGAAGCTGCAAATTCATTCAAGAAACACATGATGGCTCTTGAGAATCCTCTAGACGATGAAGATCCCCTATTCAATGTCTTATGA